From a single Stomoxys calcitrans chromosome 4, idStoCalc2.1, whole genome shotgun sequence genomic region:
- the LOC131997000 gene encoding pickpocket protein 28-like, with protein MANGYNWENMQSVSLAPKIEKRSCLTTLKTGIVQNVHEFCKNSTLHGLNYLTNKDLYPMERAFFALSFITVVVMAGIFIGKVYIKWNTTPVIFSISPKPTYITDEPFPALTICNMNQVYKEKAEKYDENSMEHALIQMLCKRDINRTMVDTVNNWYTLNQFISDVSQPCENMLIACRFGGTDYDCRRLFHAIVTDEGLCCVFNMLHPKFLYTEGTNSLILETYTNHSDIDEPVPWNAETGYPANLPKNFYPRTAAGTGESLGLTIILDVEGDEYYCSSTNSMGFKMAMHSPNERPNVREVGLLVAAGYETKARVRFDKLEADQDLHDVHLKYRQCEFQDEHELIYFASYTQSNCEAECVAESLMRHCDCISNYMPKRSENETVCSFDDSDCVEHIRLHSMLNDDDDDETECDEVCLPSCYELRYYAEFFSTPLEHGAFVSANPKIGDYSEEYVKNNIAILTMYYKYNSFHSNKQTEFIGMTDVLSSVGGLIGLFFGFSFISAAEIIFYALIRPWRKVRKHSEKSKSAKRSKDHYRPVKIAALIHSSRSLKFRRKASLPFRVVPKIANISESVDIVLRGKSLDGKEPPKKNKSYSWPHDWRKDYMA; from the exons ATGGCTAACGGTTATAATTGGGAAAATATGCAAAGTGTAAGCTTGGCTCCGAAAATCGAGAAAAGAAGTTGTTTAACTACCTTAAAAACCGGCATAGTACAGAATGTCCATgagttttgtaaaaattcaaCCTTACATGGTTTAAACTATTTGACGAATAAGGATTTGTATCCTATGGAAAG GGCCTTTTTTGCTTTATCATTCATAACTGTTGTCGTTATGGCTGGTATATTCATTGGAAAGGTGTACATCAAATGGAATACCACACCGGTTATATTTAGCATTAGTCCAAAGCCGACCTATATAACCGATGAACCATTTCCGGCATTAACCATATGCAACATGAACCAGGTGTACAAAGAGAAGGCAGAGAAATATGATGA GAACTCTATGGAACATGCATTGATACAAATGCTATGTAAACGTGATATTAATCGTACTATGGTCGATACGGTCAACAATTGGTATACTTTAAATCAATTTATATCGGAT GTTTCTCAACCTTGTGAAAATATGCTGATAGCTTGTCGTTTTGGAGGCACTGACTATGATTGCAGGCGTCTATTTCATGCCATTGTAACCGATGAGGGTCTATGCTGTGTCTTCAATATGTTGCATCCGAAATTTTTGTATACGGAGGG gaCCAACTCCTTGATACTGGAAACCTATACCAATCATAGTGACATCGATGAGCCGGTGCCCTGGAATGCTGAAACAGGCTATCCTGCAAACctacccaaaaatttttaccctcgCACCGCAGCAGGCACTGGTGAATCTCTGGGCCTAACAATTATACTCGATGTAGAGGGGGATGAGTACTATTGCTCCTCCACCAATAGTATGGGCTTCAAAATGGCCATGCATAGCCCCAACGAGAGACCCAATGTGCGCGAGGTTGGTCTCTTGGTAGCAGCCGGTTATGAAACCAAGGCCCGCGTGCGTTTTGACAAATTGGAAGCAGATCAAGATCTACATGATGTCCATCTCAAGTATCGTCAATGTGAGTTTCAGGATGAACATGAGCTCATCTATTTCGCCTCATATACCCAATCGAACTGTGAGGCTGAATGTGTGGCTGAGTCTTTGATGCGTCATTGTGATTGTATTTCCAATTATATGCCAAAAAGATCGGAGAATGAAACGGTTTGCAGTTTCGATGACAGTGATTGTGTGGAACATATTCGTCTACATTCCATGCtaaatgatgacgatgatgatgaaacGGAGTGTGATGAGGTCTGCCTTCCTAGTTGCTACGAGTTAAGATATTATGCTGAATTCTTCTCCACTCCTCTGGAGCATGGGGCATTTGTAAGTGCAAATCCCAAAATTGGAGATTATAGTGAGGAATATGTGAAGAATAATATTGCCATACTGACCATGTACTACAAGTACAACTCTTTTCATAGCAACAAGCAAACGGAATTCATTGGAATGACTGATGTTTTGT CCAGTGTTGGTGGTTTAATTGGCCTCTTCTTTGGCTTTAGCTTCATTTCTGCTGCTGAGATTATCTTTTACGCTCTGATACGTCCTTGGCGTAAAGTTCGCAAACATTCGGAGAAGTCTAAATCGGCCAAAAGGTCTAAAGATCATTATCGTCCTGTAAAAATTGCTGCTTTGATTCATTCCTCACGTAGTTTGAAGTTTCGTAGGAAAGCTTCTTTACCATTTCGAGTTGTTCCAAAAATCGCAAATATATCGGAGAGTGTAGATATCGTTTTAAGGGGAAAATCTTTGGATGGCAAAGAACCAccaaaaaagaataaaagttATAGTTGGCCTCATGATTGGCGTAAGGATTATATggcttaa
- the LOC131997001 gene encoding pickpocket protein 28-like, with protein sequence MSSAPELIVTGRFSVSCNPPDFRDVVGSSSVLSGMGCPPGDLSLLGDCGAVSESIRVVSESRRVVFGVACAANTQAQMAFFALSFITVVILAGIFIGNVYIKWNTTPVIFSINPKPTFITEEPFPALTICNMNRAYKSKAEKYQKNSVEHAMIQMLCKRDINLSMTAEDSGAKNWTSLNQFISNIAQPCENMLIACRFGGIDYNCKRIFHAIITDEGLCCAFNMVHPKFLYTKGTTPLTPEKYTNHSDMDEAVPWNAETGYPKKLSKHFYPRTAQGTGESLGLTIILNVEADQYYCSSTNSMGFKMAMHMPNERPNVREVGLLVAAGYETKARVRFEKLEADPGLQDVDLKYRQCEFQDEHELIYFASYTQLNCEAECQAESMMRHCGCFLNYMPKRFENATVCSIYHSQCVERIRLHSMLNDDDDDERECDEVCLPSCYALRFYAEFFSTPLEHGNFVNPNPGIRNFSKEYVEKNIAILTMFYNDNSFFSNKQTEFIGMTDVLSSVGGLIGLFFGFSFISLAEIIFYALIRPWRKVRIYSPTAKTNRKRKTPRYLSIPNLRYSFHKLRLRGKCTPSYFVSSKTLNMLDNTSAASTCNVAQKSLEVEQLETDESLNLPHDWRNNSMA encoded by the exons atgtcaTCCGCTCCTGAATTGATTGTAACAGgaagattttcagtctcctgcaatccgccagactttagggATGTGGTCggtagttcctcag TTCTTTCTGGCATGGGATGTCCTCCAGGTGACCTCAGCCTTTTGggtgactgcggtgcagtttccgaatcgaTACGTGTAGtctccgaatctagacgtgtagtctttggggtagcctgtgcagcgaatacCCAAGCCCAAAT GGCATTTTTCGCTTTGTCCTTCATAACTGTTGTTATCTTGGCCGGAATTTTTATTGGGAATGTCTACATCAAATGGAACACCACACCGGTTATATTTAGCATTAATCCTAAGCCGACCTTCATAACTGAAGAACCATTTCCGGCATTGACCATATGCAACATGAATCGGGCCTATAAATCTAAGGCTGAGAAATATCAAAA GAACTCTGTGGAACATGCCATGATACAAATGTTATGCAAGCGGGATATAAATCTCTCAATGACCGCAGAAGATAGTGGTGCAAAAAACTGGACTTCTTTAAATCAATTCATATCGAAT atcgCTCAACCTTGTGAGAATATGTTGATTGCTTGTCGTTTTGGTGGCATCGATTACAACTGTAAGCGTATATTCCATGCCATAATTACCGATGAGGGTCTATGTTGTGCCTTCAATATGGTGCATCCGAAATTTCTATACACCAAAGG tACTACCCCTTTGACTCCGGAAAAGTACACCAATCACAGTGATATGGACGAGGCAGTACCCTGGAATGCTGAAACTGGTTATCCCAAAAAGTTATCCAAGCATTTTTATCCACGCACTGCCCAGGGTACCGGAGAATCCCTTGGCTTGACAATTATACTCAATGTGGAGGCAGATCAATACTATTGTTCCTCTACCAATAGCATGGGCTTCAAAATGGCCATGCACATGCCCAATGAGAGACCCAATGTTCGTGAAGTTGGTCTTTTGGTCGCAGCAGGTTATGAGACAAAGGCAAGAGTGCGTTTTGAAAAATTGGAAGCAGATCCCGGCCTACAAGATGTAGATCTCAAGTATCGCCAATGTGAGTTTCAAGATGAACATGAGCTCATCTATTTCGCCTCCTACACTCAATTGAATTGTGAGGCTGAATGTCAGGCCGAGTCCATGATGCGTCATTGTGGTTGCTTTTTGAATTATATGCCCAAACGATTTGAAAATGCCACCGTCTGCAGTATTTATCACAGTCAATGTGTGGAACGTATACGGCTACATTCCATGCTcaacgatgacgatgatgatgaaagGGAATGTGATGAGGTGTGTCTGCCCAGTTGCTATGCTTTGAGATTTTATGCGGAATTTTTCTCGACTCCTTTGGAACATGGTAACTTTGTGAATCCTAATCCCGGTATAAGAAATTTTAGTAAGGAGTATGTGGAAAAGAATATAGCCATATTGACCATGTTCTACAACGACAATTCATTTTTTAGCAACAAGCAGACAGAATTCATAGGCATGACAGATGTTTTGT CCAGTGTTGGTGGCTTGATTGGACTCTTCTTTGGTTTCAGCTTTATTTCCTTGGCTGAAATTATTTTCTATGCCTTAATACGTCCTTGGCGCAAAGTTCGCATATATTCCCCTACTGCAAAGACAAACCGAAAACGCAAAACTCCACGCTATTTATCAATACCCAACTTAAGATATTCTTTTCATAAACTAAGATTACGTGGAAAATGTACACCGTCGTATTTTGTCTCAtcgaaaactttaaatatgTTGGACAACACCAGTGCAGCTTCAACTTGTAATGTGGCACAAAAATCTTTAGAAGTTGAACAATTGGAAACTGATGAAAGTTTAAATTTGCCTCATGATTGGCGTAATAATAGTATGGCTTAA